One genomic region from Thunnus maccoyii chromosome 16, fThuMac1.1, whole genome shotgun sequence encodes:
- the slc39a9 gene encoding zinc transporter ZIP9, which yields MDDFSSISLLSLAMLVGCYVAGTIPLAVNFSEEKLKLVTVLGAGLLCGTALAVIIPEGVHALYEEILEGGHHSHGQVGVLEVSETKVEGDAGLGESGKHEHSHEQLHACIGVSLVLGFVFMLLVDQIGSSHVHNTEDPESARVTNSKITTTLGLVVHAAADGVALGAAASTSQTSVQLIVFVAIMLHKAPAAFGLVSFLMHAGLERNRIRKHLLVFALAAPVLAMLTFLGLSQSSKEALSDINATGVAMLFSAGTFLYVATVHVLPEVGGTGHSHAPAGGNGGKGLSKVEVVALVLGCLIPLVLSVGHHH from the exons ATGGACGATTTTAGCTCGATCAGCCTGTTGTCCCTTGCGATGTTGGTGGGATGTTATGTGGCCGGGACGATACCTTTGGCTGTCAACTTTTCAGAG GAGAAGCTGAAGCTGGTCACTGTGCTGGGAGCAGGGCTGCTCTGTGGGACCGCACTCGCTGTTATCATTCCTGAAGGGGTCCACGCACTTTATGAAGAAATCCTTGAGG GAGGACACCACAGTCACGGCCAGGTTGGGGTTTTGGAGGTGTCCGAGACAAAAGTCGAAGGAGATGCAGGCTTGGGCGAGAGCGGGAAACACGAGCACAGTCACGAGCAGCTCCACGCCTGCATCGGAGTGTCTCTGGTCCTGGGCTTCGTCTTTATGCTGCTTGTGGACCAGATAGGAAGTTCTCATGTGCATAACACTGAAG ATCCAGAGTCCGCAAGGGTCACCAACTCAAAAATTACCACCACCCTGGGTCTCGTGGTCCACGCTGCCG CTGATGGAGTGGCACTAGGAGCTGCTGCCTCAACCTCTCAGACCAGCGTTCAACTCATTGTCTTTGTAGCAATCATGCTGCATAAG GCTCCTGCAGCGTTCGGCCTGGTGTCGTTCCTGATGCACGCCGGGCTCGAGAGGAACCGCATCCGCAAACATCTCCTGGTCTTCGCCCTGGCAGCGCCCGTCCTCGCGATGCTCACTTTTCTAGGCCTCAGTCAG AGCAGCAAGGAGGCCCTGTCAGACATCAACGCCACCGGTGTTGCCATGCTCTTCTCTGCCGGCACCTTCCTCTACGTGGCCACCGTCCACGTCCTCCCTGAGGTGGGGGGCACCGGCCACAGCCACGCTCCCGCAGGAGGCAACGGAGGGAAGGGACTGAGCAAGGTGGAGGTGGTAGCTCTGGTGCTGGGCTGCCTCATACCTCTGGTGCTGTCCGTCGGTCACCACCACTAG
- the rbm25a gene encoding RNA-binding protein 25 isoform X1 yields MSYPPPLNRQQIGIPQLPPRIPPPQYGGFAPAVPPGTPMIPVHMGVVTPTPTVLVPTTVTVAQKPMAPKKEPGNIRAKDTDDSSGPTTTVFVGNISEKASDMLVRQLLAKCGIVLSWKRVQGASGKLQAFGFCEYKEPESTLRALRLLHELLLGDKKLLVKVDAKTKAQLDEWKAKKKSANGGASSGSKNGDDDEEEVLDEETLRRDQVVKGAIDVLIREYASELNAPSQDPDSQPRNKKRKEKKEEEDINAMEMEDDKRDLISREISKFRDTHKKLEEEKGKKEKERLEIERERRERDKERERERERRDREKEKERERERDKERERDRDRDRERERDRERERTKERERERERSRDVSEGRSRSRERTREDKKRDREEDEEDVYERRRLERRLRDKEAAYQERLKNWEIRERKKARDYSKEMEREDERRREMMKEAKRLKEFLEDYDDDRDDPKYYRGSALQKRLRDREKETELDERDRKREKEELEEIRQRLLAEGHPDPDAELQRMEEEAERRRQPPLKLEPEEDVNQEKAHRDWDREKRGSARPAEPTPRGPQPHSDDDVEEGEEDDYHDGEDSQEAKPHLKPIMRPITTAPSVSSASGNATPNTPGNESPCGIIIPGENTPEVQPPEEHRPKIGLSLKLGATNSPSQLNVGKRKKLATVESVFNKFDDEEADEQPRKRKLVPLDYGDDDKSLGLDGAEISGAKGSINTEEKRKHIKSLIEKIPTARPELFSYPLDWTMVDSTLMDRRIRPWINKKIIEYIGEEEPTLVDFVCSKVMAHSTPQGILDDVAMVLDEEAEVFIVKMWRLLIYETEAKKIGLVK; encoded by the exons ATGTCATACCCTCCTCCGCTCAACCGCCAGCAGATTGGCATCCCGCAGCTTCCCCCGAGGATCCCACCTCCCCAGTATGGAGGGTTTGCACCAGCGGTCCCACCAG GTACTCCCATGATCCCGGTTCACATGGGTGTAGTGACCCCCACCCCCACA GTTCTTGTCCCAACGACAGTCACTGTAGCACAGAAGCCGATGGCTCCAAAAAAGGAGCCTGGCAACATCCGAGCCAAGGACACAGATGACAGCAGTGGCCCCACCACCACTGTATTTGTAGGGAACATCTCCGAAAAGGCATCTGACATGTTGGTCAGACAGCTTTTAGCG AAATGCGGTATTGTTCTAAGCTGGAAGAGGGTCCAAGGTGCCTCCGGGAAACTTCAAG CTTTTGGGTTCTGTGAGTATAAGGAGCCCGAATCCACACTGCGAGCCCTCAGACTGCTGCACGAGTTGCTGTTAGGTGACAAGAAACTGCTGGTCAAGGTAGACGCCAAGACTAAGGCCCAACTAGACGAGTGGAAGGCCAAGAAGAAGAGTGCCAACGGC GGAGCCAGCAGTGGGTCAAAGAACGGGGATGACGATGAGGAGGAGGTTCTTGATGAAGAAACCCTGCGTCGGGACCAGGTTGTAAAGGGGGCGATCGACGTCCTCATCCGAGAGTATGCAAGTGAACTCAACGCTCCCTCACAGGACCCTGACAGTCAACCTCGCAACAAAAAGcggaaagagaagaaagaggag GAGGATATCAATGCCATGGAGATGGAGGATGACAAGAGAGACTTGATTTCCAGAGAGATCAGTAAATTCCGGGATACGCACAAG AAACTcgaagaggaaaaaggaaagaaagaaaaggagcgACTGGAGATCGagagggaaaggagagagagggacaaaGAGCGGGAGCGCGAGAGGGAGCGCCGCGACCgtgagaaagagaaggagagggagagggagagggacaAGGAGCGGGAAAGAGACCGAGATCGCGAcagggaaagggagagagacCGCGAACGGGAGAGGACGAAGGAGAGGGAgcgggagagggagaggagtcGAGACGTCAGCGAGGGCCGCAGCAGGTCGAG AGAGAGAACCAGAGAGGATAAAAAACGTGACCGtgaagaagatgaggaggacGTGTATGAACGGAGGAGACTTGAGAGGAGGCTCAGAGACAAGGAGGCTGCATACCAGGAG CGCCTAAAAAACTGGGAGATCCGGGAGAGGAAGAAGGCTCGCGACTACAGCaaagaaatggagagagaagaCGAGCGGCGTCGTGAAATG ATGAAAGAAGCCAAAAGACTGAAAGAATTCCTTGAAGATTATGACGACGACAGAGACGACCCAAAATACTACAG GGGCAGCGCTCTGCAGAAGCGACTTCGTGACCGAGAAAAGGAAACAGAATTGGACGAGCGAGAccggaagagagagaaagaggaactGGAGGAGATCAGACAGAGGCTTCTAGCTGAAGGTCACCCCGACCCTGATGCTGAGTTGCAGAGG atggaggaggaggcagagcgGAGACGGCAGCCCCCTCTGAAACTTGAACCCGAGGAGGATGTAAACCAGGAGAAGGCTCACAGGGACTGGGATCGGGAGAAGAGAGGGTCAGCGAGGCCCGCAGAGCCGACGCCTAGAGGCCCCCAGCCGCATTCAGACGACGACGTAGAGGAAGGCGAGGAGGATGACTATCACGATGGGGAGGACTCACAAGAGGCAAAGCCGCACCTCAAACCCATCATGCGACCAATCACTACTGCTCCCTCGGTGTCCTCCGCCAGTGGGAACGCGACTCCAAACACGCCCGGCAACGAATCTCCCTGCGGCATCATCATTCCAGGCGAGAACACTCCCGAGGTCCAACCTCCCGAGGAACACCGGCCCAAGATCGGCCTCAGTCTCAAACTGG GCGCCACCAACAGCCCCAGTCAGCTCAACGTCGGAAAGCGAAAGAAACTGGCGACTGTGGAAAGTGTTTTCAACAAGTTTGACGATGAGGAGGCTGACGAGCAGCCCCGCAAAAGGAAACTGGTTCCACTTGACTACGGCGACGACGATAAGAGTTTGGGGCTGGACGGCGCAGAGATTTCAGGGGCCAAAGGCAGCATCAACACAGAGGAGAAACGCAAGCACATTAAGAGTCTTATAGAGAAGATCCCCACCGCCAGGCCTGAGCTCTTCTCCTACCCGCTGGACTGGACGATGGTTGATTCG ACTCTGATGGATCGCCGCATTAGACCATGGATCAATAAGAAGATTATTGAATACATTGGTGAAGAGGAACCCACTCTGGTTGATTTTGTCTGTTCAAAG GTGATGGCACACAGCACTCCTCAAGGTATTCTTGATGATGTTGCCATG gTTCTGGATGAAGAAGCAGAAGTCTTCATAGTAAAAATGTGGAGGCTGTTGATATACGAAACAGAAGCTAAGAAGATCGGACTGGTGAAATAA
- the rbm25a gene encoding RNA-binding protein 25 isoform X2 has protein sequence MSYPPPLNRQQIGIPQLPPRIPPPQYGGFAPAVPPGTPMIPVHMGVVTPTPTVLVPTTVTVAQKPMAPKKEPGNIRAKDTDDSSGPTTTVFVGNISEKASDMLVRQLLAKCGIVLSWKRVQGASGKLQAFGFCEYKEPESTLRALRLLHELLLGDKKLLVKVDAKTKAQLDEWKAKKKSANGGASSGSKNGDDDEEEVLDEETLRRDQVVKGAIDVLIREYASELNAPSQDPDSQPRNKKRKEKKEEDINAMEMEDDKRDLISREISKFRDTHKKLEEEKGKKEKERLEIERERRERDKERERERERRDREKEKERERERDKERERDRDRDRERERDRERERTKERERERERSRDVSEGRSRSRERTREDKKRDREEDEEDVYERRRLERRLRDKEAAYQERLKNWEIRERKKARDYSKEMEREDERRREMMKEAKRLKEFLEDYDDDRDDPKYYRGSALQKRLRDREKETELDERDRKREKEELEEIRQRLLAEGHPDPDAELQRMEEEAERRRQPPLKLEPEEDVNQEKAHRDWDREKRGSARPAEPTPRGPQPHSDDDVEEGEEDDYHDGEDSQEAKPHLKPIMRPITTAPSVSSASGNATPNTPGNESPCGIIIPGENTPEVQPPEEHRPKIGLSLKLGATNSPSQLNVGKRKKLATVESVFNKFDDEEADEQPRKRKLVPLDYGDDDKSLGLDGAEISGAKGSINTEEKRKHIKSLIEKIPTARPELFSYPLDWTMVDSTLMDRRIRPWINKKIIEYIGEEEPTLVDFVCSKVMAHSTPQGILDDVAMVLDEEAEVFIVKMWRLLIYETEAKKIGLVK, from the exons ATGTCATACCCTCCTCCGCTCAACCGCCAGCAGATTGGCATCCCGCAGCTTCCCCCGAGGATCCCACCTCCCCAGTATGGAGGGTTTGCACCAGCGGTCCCACCAG GTACTCCCATGATCCCGGTTCACATGGGTGTAGTGACCCCCACCCCCACA GTTCTTGTCCCAACGACAGTCACTGTAGCACAGAAGCCGATGGCTCCAAAAAAGGAGCCTGGCAACATCCGAGCCAAGGACACAGATGACAGCAGTGGCCCCACCACCACTGTATTTGTAGGGAACATCTCCGAAAAGGCATCTGACATGTTGGTCAGACAGCTTTTAGCG AAATGCGGTATTGTTCTAAGCTGGAAGAGGGTCCAAGGTGCCTCCGGGAAACTTCAAG CTTTTGGGTTCTGTGAGTATAAGGAGCCCGAATCCACACTGCGAGCCCTCAGACTGCTGCACGAGTTGCTGTTAGGTGACAAGAAACTGCTGGTCAAGGTAGACGCCAAGACTAAGGCCCAACTAGACGAGTGGAAGGCCAAGAAGAAGAGTGCCAACGGC GGAGCCAGCAGTGGGTCAAAGAACGGGGATGACGATGAGGAGGAGGTTCTTGATGAAGAAACCCTGCGTCGGGACCAGGTTGTAAAGGGGGCGATCGACGTCCTCATCCGAGAGTATGCAAGTGAACTCAACGCTCCCTCACAGGACCCTGACAGTCAACCTCGCAACAAAAAGcggaaagagaagaaagaggag GATATCAATGCCATGGAGATGGAGGATGACAAGAGAGACTTGATTTCCAGAGAGATCAGTAAATTCCGGGATACGCACAAG AAACTcgaagaggaaaaaggaaagaaagaaaaggagcgACTGGAGATCGagagggaaaggagagagagggacaaaGAGCGGGAGCGCGAGAGGGAGCGCCGCGACCgtgagaaagagaaggagagggagagggagagggacaAGGAGCGGGAAAGAGACCGAGATCGCGAcagggaaagggagagagacCGCGAACGGGAGAGGACGAAGGAGAGGGAgcgggagagggagaggagtcGAGACGTCAGCGAGGGCCGCAGCAGGTCGAG AGAGAGAACCAGAGAGGATAAAAAACGTGACCGtgaagaagatgaggaggacGTGTATGAACGGAGGAGACTTGAGAGGAGGCTCAGAGACAAGGAGGCTGCATACCAGGAG CGCCTAAAAAACTGGGAGATCCGGGAGAGGAAGAAGGCTCGCGACTACAGCaaagaaatggagagagaagaCGAGCGGCGTCGTGAAATG ATGAAAGAAGCCAAAAGACTGAAAGAATTCCTTGAAGATTATGACGACGACAGAGACGACCCAAAATACTACAG GGGCAGCGCTCTGCAGAAGCGACTTCGTGACCGAGAAAAGGAAACAGAATTGGACGAGCGAGAccggaagagagagaaagaggaactGGAGGAGATCAGACAGAGGCTTCTAGCTGAAGGTCACCCCGACCCTGATGCTGAGTTGCAGAGG atggaggaggaggcagagcgGAGACGGCAGCCCCCTCTGAAACTTGAACCCGAGGAGGATGTAAACCAGGAGAAGGCTCACAGGGACTGGGATCGGGAGAAGAGAGGGTCAGCGAGGCCCGCAGAGCCGACGCCTAGAGGCCCCCAGCCGCATTCAGACGACGACGTAGAGGAAGGCGAGGAGGATGACTATCACGATGGGGAGGACTCACAAGAGGCAAAGCCGCACCTCAAACCCATCATGCGACCAATCACTACTGCTCCCTCGGTGTCCTCCGCCAGTGGGAACGCGACTCCAAACACGCCCGGCAACGAATCTCCCTGCGGCATCATCATTCCAGGCGAGAACACTCCCGAGGTCCAACCTCCCGAGGAACACCGGCCCAAGATCGGCCTCAGTCTCAAACTGG GCGCCACCAACAGCCCCAGTCAGCTCAACGTCGGAAAGCGAAAGAAACTGGCGACTGTGGAAAGTGTTTTCAACAAGTTTGACGATGAGGAGGCTGACGAGCAGCCCCGCAAAAGGAAACTGGTTCCACTTGACTACGGCGACGACGATAAGAGTTTGGGGCTGGACGGCGCAGAGATTTCAGGGGCCAAAGGCAGCATCAACACAGAGGAGAAACGCAAGCACATTAAGAGTCTTATAGAGAAGATCCCCACCGCCAGGCCTGAGCTCTTCTCCTACCCGCTGGACTGGACGATGGTTGATTCG ACTCTGATGGATCGCCGCATTAGACCATGGATCAATAAGAAGATTATTGAATACATTGGTGAAGAGGAACCCACTCTGGTTGATTTTGTCTGTTCAAAG GTGATGGCACACAGCACTCCTCAAGGTATTCTTGATGATGTTGCCATG gTTCTGGATGAAGAAGCAGAAGTCTTCATAGTAAAAATGTGGAGGCTGTTGATATACGAAACAGAAGCTAAGAAGATCGGACTGGTGAAATAA